Proteins encoded within one genomic window of Amorphoplanes friuliensis DSM 7358:
- a CDS encoding DUF1996 domain-containing protein, which produces MHRTHRQSRKLLGISLAAVLTGALSLTIGGGIAEAATATVQAEAYAAQSGVQLEATGDTGGGQNVAYLANGDWMRFDGVDLGPAGALTVSARVASAIGTGSVELHTGSATGPLLAQFPITATGGWQNWATLTATASTHPTGAQTVFAVLKNSGTGNFVNINWFSFGTGDTPSGDGWVTLDQAKWNAQLAEFRAMAPRPVPADSVRVPEFNASCLYSHSKPDDPIVFPGMAGASHMHSFIGNKSTDANTTTDTLLRNAGTSCKPAEDLSAYWIPTLYERNQVVEPKDVVVYYGSRLVDSAATVPFPQGFRMIAGDARLQAPTPAGSVNQFYCAGAGGEIGRSADGNWPRCAPGATLMFQLVFPDCWDGVHLDSPTHKAHVAYTYDGTCGGAFPVAIPSISFLIAYPTAGSADGFRLASQMASSMHGDAFLAWDNAALGHRVKNCVVQRAKCNTAGDF; this is translated from the coding sequence ATGCACAGAACCCACCGCCAGAGCCGGAAGCTGCTGGGTATATCCCTGGCCGCCGTCCTGACCGGCGCCCTGTCCCTCACGATCGGCGGCGGCATCGCCGAGGCCGCGACGGCCACCGTCCAGGCCGAGGCGTACGCCGCCCAGTCCGGCGTGCAGCTCGAGGCCACCGGCGACACCGGCGGGGGCCAGAACGTGGCCTACCTCGCCAACGGTGACTGGATGCGCTTCGACGGCGTCGACCTCGGGCCCGCCGGCGCGCTGACCGTCTCCGCCCGGGTCGCCTCGGCCATCGGCACCGGCAGCGTCGAGCTGCACACGGGTTCGGCGACCGGGCCGCTGCTCGCACAGTTCCCGATCACGGCGACCGGCGGCTGGCAGAACTGGGCCACCCTGACCGCCACGGCGTCCACCCACCCGACCGGCGCCCAGACCGTCTTCGCCGTGCTGAAGAACAGCGGCACCGGCAACTTCGTCAACATCAACTGGTTCTCGTTCGGCACCGGCGACACCCCGTCCGGCGACGGCTGGGTCACCCTCGACCAGGCCAAGTGGAACGCCCAGCTCGCGGAGTTCCGCGCGATGGCGCCTCGTCCCGTTCCGGCCGATTCGGTACGCGTCCCCGAGTTCAACGCGTCGTGTCTCTACAGCCACTCCAAGCCGGACGACCCGATCGTCTTCCCGGGAATGGCCGGCGCCTCCCACATGCACAGCTTCATCGGCAACAAGAGCACCGACGCGAACACGACCACGGACACCCTGCTGCGCAACGCCGGTACGAGCTGCAAGCCGGCCGAGGACCTCTCGGCGTACTGGATCCCCACCCTCTACGAGCGCAACCAGGTCGTGGAGCCCAAGGACGTGGTCGTCTACTACGGGTCGCGGCTGGTCGACTCGGCGGCCACCGTGCCGTTCCCGCAGGGCTTCCGGATGATCGCCGGTGACGCCCGGCTGCAGGCGCCGACGCCGGCCGGCTCGGTCAACCAGTTCTACTGCGCCGGCGCCGGTGGCGAGATCGGCCGCAGCGCGGACGGCAACTGGCCGCGGTGCGCGCCCGGTGCCACGCTGATGTTCCAGCTCGTCTTCCCCGACTGCTGGGACGGTGTGCACCTGGACAGCCCGACGCACAAGGCGCACGTCGCTTACACCTACGACGGCACGTGCGGCGGGGCCTTCCCGGTGGCGATCCCGTCGATCTCGTTCCTGATCGCGTACCCGACCGCGGGCTCGGCCGACGGTTTCCGGCTGGCGTCCCAGATGGCGTCGTCGATGCACGGCGACGCGTTCCTCGCCTGGGACAACGCCGCCCTCGGCCACCGGGTGAAGAACTGCGTGGTCCAGCGGGCCAAGTGCAACACCGCGGGCGACTTCTGA
- the atzF gene encoding allophanate hydrolase encodes MNDVFQRIRDRGDDGVWISTVGEADLRARAAAVPAGLPLAGLTFAVKDNIDVAGMPTTAACPDFAYVPDRTAPVVQRLLDAGALLVGKTNLDQFATGLTGARSPYGSPESVFGGGLISGGSSSGSAVAVAAGLVDFSLGTDTAGSGRVPAALNGIVGIKPTRGLLSTAGVVPACRSLDCVSIFAPDVARAAAVLRVAKGLAAGDAWGRTGSSPLRSPAELRIGAARSLDFFGDAGQEKAFAAGLDRFGGDVRVVDIEPLLEAGDLLYRGPWVAERLADLGDFLGAHPDSVLPVTRQVLETGLRFTAADAWRGVHRLQELKAWTDRLWESIDVLVLPTIGTTYTHEEIAADPIGRNLNLGRYTQFANLLDLAAVTVPNGFTEDGRPASLTLFGPAFSDDTLALLAGSLTEQDDLMTIAVVGLHLSGEPRNAELTDRRATLIGAARTAPCYRLYSLPSGAPGLVRDTTGASIDIELWQLPAATVGSLLAGIPAPLSLGRIVLADGSEVTGFLCEAYAAAAGQDITASGGWRAHRSSERQDT; translated from the coding sequence ATGAACGACGTCTTCCAGCGCATCCGCGACCGCGGCGACGACGGGGTCTGGATCAGCACCGTCGGCGAGGCGGATCTGCGGGCCCGGGCCGCCGCGGTCCCCGCCGGTCTTCCCCTGGCCGGACTGACCTTCGCCGTCAAGGACAACATCGACGTTGCGGGGATGCCGACCACCGCGGCCTGCCCCGACTTCGCCTACGTGCCCGATCGGACCGCGCCCGTCGTGCAGCGGCTGCTGGACGCGGGTGCGCTGCTCGTCGGCAAGACGAACCTCGACCAGTTCGCCACCGGGCTGACCGGTGCGCGGTCGCCGTACGGGTCGCCGGAAAGTGTCTTCGGGGGTGGCCTGATCTCCGGTGGGTCCAGCTCGGGCTCGGCCGTCGCGGTGGCCGCCGGGCTCGTCGACTTCTCCCTCGGCACCGACACCGCGGGCTCGGGCCGGGTGCCCGCCGCGCTCAACGGCATCGTCGGCATCAAACCGACCCGCGGGCTGCTCAGCACCGCTGGTGTTGTCCCCGCCTGCCGGTCCCTCGACTGTGTCTCGATCTTCGCGCCGGACGTCGCGCGGGCCGCGGCGGTGCTGCGGGTGGCCAAGGGCCTGGCGGCCGGTGACGCCTGGGGGCGTACGGGTTCGTCCCCGCTGCGCAGCCCGGCCGAGCTGCGGATCGGGGCGGCCCGCAGCCTCGACTTCTTCGGTGACGCGGGTCAGGAGAAGGCGTTCGCGGCCGGCCTCGACCGCTTCGGCGGCGACGTCCGAGTCGTCGACATCGAGCCGCTGCTGGAGGCCGGTGATTTGCTCTACCGCGGGCCGTGGGTGGCCGAGCGGCTGGCCGACCTCGGTGACTTCCTCGGCGCCCACCCGGACTCGGTGCTGCCCGTGACCCGGCAGGTGCTGGAGACCGGGCTGCGGTTCACGGCCGCCGACGCGTGGCGGGGCGTGCATCGTCTGCAGGAGCTCAAGGCCTGGACCGACCGGCTCTGGGAGAGCATCGACGTGCTGGTGCTGCCGACCATCGGCACGACGTACACCCACGAGGAGATCGCCGCCGACCCGATCGGCCGCAACCTCAACCTGGGCCGGTACACGCAGTTCGCCAACCTGCTCGACCTCGCCGCGGTGACCGTACCGAACGGTTTCACCGAGGACGGACGACCCGCCAGCCTGACGCTGTTCGGGCCGGCCTTCAGCGACGACACCCTGGCCCTGCTGGCCGGATCACTGACCGAGCAGGACGACCTGATGACGATCGCCGTTGTCGGGCTGCACCTCAGCGGCGAACCCCGCAACGCCGAGCTCACCGACCGCCGGGCCACGCTGATCGGCGCGGCCCGCACAGCACCCTGCTACCGGCTCTACAGCCTGCCCTCGGGCGCACCGGGACTGGTCCGCGACACCACGGGCGCCTCGATCGACATCGAACTCTGGCAGCTGCCGGCCGCGACCGTCGGCAGCCTGCTCGCCGGCATTCCCGCCCCGCTGTCCCTCGGCCGGATCGTCCTGGCCGACGGCAGCGAGGTGACCGGCTTCCTGTGCGAGGCCTACGCGGCCGCCGCAGGTCAGGACATCACCGCCAGCGGCGGCTGGCGGGCACACCGTTCATCGGAAAGGCAGGACACATGA
- a CDS encoding xanthine/uracil/vitamin C permease — protein MKLPYWVRGDTNAFFGFGVNVLVNVLTLTGLCIGVIGMDPGDVFGVVLPALGIALVLGNMYYTYLARRLAAKENRSDVTAMPYGPSVPHMFIVIFVIMLPIYLRTKDPIQAWTAGIAWAFIIGIIVLIGAFVGPYIRKYAPRAALLGTLAGISITFISMNPAGQMWKAAWIALPVFGLLLIGLLTDVKLPFNLPIGLVALLLGSAIGWAGGAMSVPDVTAAAKDIAFAFPHLKFDLLLDGLRDMAPLLATAIPLGVYNFTEAMTNVESAATAGDRYNLRSVLLADGGGAVIGSMLGSPFPPAVYVGHPGWKAAGGRTGYSMATGVVIALLCFFGMFGLLGTLFPTAAIVPILLYIGLLIGAQAFQATPRAHAAAVVAALIPNIASWATGQMDNVLSAAGTTAADVGISTLAGAGVVYDGLKTLGSGAILAGLVLGAIVAFIIDKRFWQAAIFSGAGAVLTFVGLIHAEKVQLNADGPVSLGYLFLTIICVLFALTKPAPREPDADELELERLHTGGNEFTEAPEGGVPAKV, from the coding sequence ATGAAACTCCCCTATTGGGTACGCGGTGACACCAACGCGTTCTTCGGCTTCGGCGTCAACGTCCTCGTCAACGTCCTGACCCTCACCGGCCTGTGCATCGGCGTCATCGGCATGGACCCGGGTGACGTCTTCGGTGTTGTCCTGCCCGCGCTGGGCATCGCCCTGGTGCTGGGCAACATGTACTACACCTACCTCGCGCGCCGCCTGGCCGCGAAGGAGAACCGCTCCGACGTCACGGCCATGCCGTACGGCCCCAGCGTCCCGCACATGTTCATCGTCATCTTCGTCATCATGCTGCCGATCTACCTGCGCACGAAGGACCCGATCCAGGCGTGGACGGCCGGCATCGCGTGGGCGTTCATCATCGGCATCATCGTGCTGATCGGCGCGTTCGTCGGGCCGTACATCCGCAAGTACGCACCCCGCGCGGCGCTGCTGGGCACGCTCGCCGGCATCTCCATCACGTTCATCTCGATGAACCCGGCCGGCCAGATGTGGAAGGCCGCCTGGATCGCCCTGCCCGTCTTCGGTCTGCTGCTGATCGGCCTGCTCACCGACGTCAAGCTCCCGTTCAACCTGCCCATCGGCCTGGTGGCGTTGCTTCTCGGCAGCGCGATCGGCTGGGCCGGGGGCGCCATGTCGGTGCCGGACGTGACCGCCGCGGCCAAGGACATCGCCTTCGCCTTCCCGCACCTCAAGTTCGACCTGCTCCTCGACGGCCTCCGCGACATGGCCCCGCTGCTGGCCACGGCCATCCCGCTGGGCGTCTACAACTTCACCGAGGCCATGACCAACGTGGAGAGCGCCGCAACGGCCGGCGACCGCTACAACCTGCGCAGCGTTCTGCTCGCGGACGGCGGCGGCGCGGTCATCGGCTCGATGCTCGGCTCCCCGTTCCCGCCGGCCGTGTACGTCGGTCACCCCGGCTGGAAGGCCGCGGGCGGCCGCACCGGCTACTCGATGGCCACCGGTGTGGTCATCGCCCTGCTCTGCTTCTTCGGAATGTTCGGCCTGCTCGGCACGCTCTTCCCGACCGCGGCCATCGTCCCGATCCTGCTCTACATCGGTCTCCTCATCGGCGCCCAGGCCTTCCAGGCCACACCCAGAGCGCACGCCGCGGCGGTGGTCGCGGCCCTCATCCCGAACATCGCAAGCTGGGCCACCGGCCAGATGGACAACGTCCTCTCGGCGGCCGGCACCACCGCGGCCGACGTCGGCATCAGCACCCTCGCCGGTGCGGGTGTCGTCTACGACGGCCTGAAAACCCTGGGCTCCGGCGCGATCCTGGCCGGCCTGGTCCTCGGCGCGATCGTCGCCTTCATCATCGACAAACGCTTCTGGCAGGCCGCGATCTTCTCCGGCGCGGGTGCCGTCCTGACCTTCGTCGGCCTCATCCACGCCGAAAAGGTCCAGCTCAACGCCGACGGCCCGGTCAGCCTCGGCTACCTCTTCCTCACGATCATCTGCGTCCTCTTCG
- the biuH gene encoding biuret amidohydrolase, producing MTASIGPVKATPYLWPYDGSVPVERTALICIDWQTDFCGPGGYVESMGYDIALTRAGLPATAKLLAHVRSLGMLVIHTREGHDPDLSDLPANKRWRSAQIGAEIGSQGPCGRILTKGEPGWEIVPEVAPVAGEVIVDKPGKGAFYATNLDLVLRTHGITHLILTGITTDVCVHTTMREANDRGYECLILSDCTGATDPANHTAALHMVTMQGGVFGCVSTSDDVIAATEV from the coding sequence ATGACCGCCAGCATCGGACCGGTCAAAGCCACCCCCTACCTCTGGCCCTACGACGGCTCGGTGCCGGTCGAGCGCACGGCCCTGATCTGCATCGACTGGCAGACCGACTTCTGCGGACCCGGCGGTTACGTCGAGTCGATGGGGTACGACATCGCCCTGACCCGGGCCGGCCTGCCCGCCACCGCCAAACTGCTGGCGCACGTCCGCAGCCTCGGCATGCTCGTCATCCACACCCGCGAAGGTCACGACCCCGACCTGTCCGACCTGCCGGCCAACAAGCGGTGGCGCTCGGCGCAGATCGGTGCCGAGATCGGCAGCCAGGGGCCGTGCGGGCGCATCCTCACCAAGGGCGAACCGGGCTGGGAGATCGTGCCCGAGGTCGCTCCGGTGGCCGGTGAGGTGATCGTCGACAAGCCCGGCAAGGGTGCCTTCTACGCGACCAACCTCGACCTCGTCCTGCGTACGCATGGCATCACGCACTTGATTCTGACCGGCATCACCACCGACGTGTGTGTGCACACGACGATGCGGGAGGCCAACGACCGCGGTTACGAGTGCCTGATCCTCTCCGACTGCACCGGCGCCACCGACCCGGCGAACCACACGGCAGCACTGCACATGGTCACGATGCAGGGCGGCGTCTTCGGGTGTGTGTCCACGTCGGACGACGTCATCGCCGCGACGGAGGTCTGA
- a CDS encoding GntR family transcriptional regulator, with product MGDGELESHSLVDLALDRLSREILSGRTDPGERLVEEQLTRRLGISRAPLREALRLLAQQGLVEHIPRRGVRVATLSDDDVRELYEVRDVLERHAVANIRPGADLSGLQAALEVMRKSTEAGDRLAIADAHRRFHVEVVTLGGNRQLSVLYESVLVRLQLYMAVNLRREAEVAEPSDGVHRHERLLAAVALGDANAIISALSAHGARTYLP from the coding sequence GTGGGTGACGGGGAGCTGGAGAGTCACAGCCTCGTCGACCTCGCGCTCGACCGGCTCAGCCGCGAGATCCTCAGCGGCCGGACGGACCCCGGTGAGCGCCTCGTCGAGGAGCAGCTGACCCGCAGGCTGGGCATCAGCCGGGCCCCGCTGCGCGAGGCGCTGCGGCTGCTGGCCCAGCAGGGGCTGGTCGAACACATCCCGCGGCGTGGTGTCCGGGTCGCGACCCTGTCCGACGACGACGTCCGCGAGCTCTACGAGGTCCGCGACGTGCTCGAGCGGCACGCCGTCGCGAACATCCGGCCCGGCGCCGATCTCTCCGGGCTGCAGGCCGCGCTCGAGGTGATGCGCAAGTCGACCGAGGCCGGCGACCGCTTGGCGATCGCCGACGCGCACCGGCGCTTCCACGTCGAGGTGGTCACCCTCGGCGGCAACCGCCAGCTGTCCGTCCTGTACGAGTCGGTCCTGGTACGCCTCCAGTTGTACATGGCGGTCAATCTGCGTCGTGAGGCCGAGGTCGCCGAGCCGTCGGACGGTGTGCACCGCCACGAACGCCTGCTGGCCGCGGTGGCTCTGGGCGACGCAAATGCCATCATTTCCGCTCTGAGCGCCCACGGGGCCCGCACCTATCTGCCCTAG
- a CDS encoding cysteine hydrolase family protein yields the protein MPTVEAQPGPFTFDPATTALLVIDMQRDFLEPGGFGESLGNDVSQLRRTIAPLAAFMTTWRAAGLPVIHTREGHLPDLSDCPPAKLERGAPSKRIGDPGAFGRILIRGEYGHDIIDELQPAPGEAVVDKPGKGAFYATELQELLDKGGIRSLLVAGVTTEVCVHTTVREANDRGYECLVLADCVGSYFPEFQRVGLEMIAAQGGIFGWVADSTSVPLQELS from the coding sequence ATGCCCACCGTCGAGGCGCAGCCAGGCCCGTTCACCTTCGACCCTGCGACCACGGCGCTGCTGGTCATCGACATGCAGCGGGACTTCCTCGAGCCCGGCGGTTTCGGCGAGAGCCTCGGCAACGACGTCTCGCAGCTGCGCCGCACGATCGCGCCTCTCGCGGCGTTCATGACGACCTGGCGGGCGGCCGGCCTGCCGGTCATCCACACCCGCGAGGGCCACCTGCCCGACCTCTCCGACTGTCCACCGGCCAAGCTCGAACGCGGCGCACCGAGCAAGCGGATCGGCGACCCCGGCGCCTTCGGGCGCATCCTGATCCGCGGCGAGTACGGCCACGACATCATCGACGAACTCCAGCCCGCGCCGGGTGAGGCCGTCGTCGACAAGCCCGGCAAGGGTGCGTTCTACGCCACCGAGCTGCAGGAGCTGCTCGACAAGGGTGGCATCCGCAGCCTGCTCGTCGCCGGTGTGACCACCGAGGTGTGCGTGCACACGACGGTCCGCGAGGCCAACGACCGCGGTTACGAATGCCTCGTGCTCGCCGACTGCGTCGGCTCCTACTTCCCCGAGTTCCAGCGTGTCGGCCTGGAGATGATCGCCGCCCAGGGCGGCATCTTCGGCTGGGTCGCTGATTCCACGTCGGTCCCCCTCCAGGAGCTCTCATGA